One segment of Fusarium oxysporum f. sp. lycopersici 4287 chromosome 15, whole genome shotgun sequence DNA contains the following:
- a CDS encoding hypothetical protein (At least one base has a quality score < 10): MRAEIDQAKPSLPIITDSEARAMPYLQAVIKEGLRIHPPVVGLMSKEVPKGGDTFKGHHLPEGTKVGYCAWGIFRRPDIWGEDSNEFRPERWLDCSQDQLRLMEGTLELVFGYGRWQCLGKNIALMELNKVFVELIRRFDLAVVEPIKPWQSINVGVFLQSEYWIRGYKRAGLS; this comes from the exons ATGCGAGCAGAAATCGACCAAGCAAAACCTAGTCTTCCCATCATCACTGACAGCGAAGCACGTGCGATGCCATACCTCCAGGCTGTTATCAAAGAAGGCCTTCGAATCCATCCACCCGTTGTTGGTTTGATGTCTAAGGAAGTCCCTAAAGGTGGAGATACCTTTAAAGGTCATCATTTGCCTGAAGGGACCAAGGTCGGCTATTGTGCTTGGGGTATATTCCGCCGACCTGATATTTGGGGCGAGGATTCGAATGAGTTCCGTCCTGAACGCTGGCTGGACTGCTCCCAAGATCAACTTCGTCTTATGGAAGGAACTCTTGAACTTGTGTTTGGATATGGACGGTGGCAATGTCTTGGAAAGAATATTGCGTTGATGGAGCTGAACAAGGTTTTTGTTGAG CTAATCCGCCGCTTTGACCTTGCTGTAGTGGAACCAATCAAGCCATGGCAGTCTATCAATGTTGGGGTTTTTCTTCAATCAGAATATTGGATTAGGGGTTACAAGCGGGCAGGTCTTTCATAA
- a CDS encoding hypothetical protein (At least one base has a quality score < 10), with translation MSQHSDEARTLLALQALQNNPKLSIRRAATIYEINEHRLRRRQQGIQSRSDFIPKSRKLSDLEEQIIVQFLLDLDSRGFPARLRFVEEMANSLLADRDASPVGKRWAHNFVKRQPELKTRLFRRYDYQRAKCEDPTIIRGWFRLVQNTIAKYGIRSDDIWNFDETGFMMGLIMAGMAAINAEGQSIAPFIVGAGQYHLANWYRECNLPGDWVIATSQNGWTNNELGLEWLKHFDRSTTKRSNARYRLLILDGHESHHSTDFEKYCKENKIITLCMPAHASHLLQPLDIGCFGPLKQAYGREIEHLIRCSITHISKTEFFSAFYAAFKATFTESNIRGGFRGAGLAPLNPETVISKLDVQLRTPTPPGEATQPSTPWASKTPKTVIEAQSQSEYLEKRIRRHHSSSPGSIIKALKSATKATKAVMHEVTLLRAELRNLRDANEILSRRRRAKRTRLQKGGTMTVQEASQVIDQMDVNAQVVAESSRSGGQARSERPGSRRCGICGKAGHNARTCQVVIEISGEEYTISQPTNMPQSSNEARILLALQALQDNPKLTVRRAANIYDVNRSTLGRRQHGILSKRDTPTKSRKLSDQEEQIIVQFILDLDSRGFPLQLSYIEDIANSLCANRDIPPVGKRWAYNFIKRQPELKTRQFRRYNYQRAKCEDPTIIRGWFRLVENTIAKYGIRSDDIWNFDETGFMMGVIEPGTVVTSSERRGIPKKIQPGNREWITVIEGINAEGQSIPPFIIGAGKDHLANWYQECDLPGDWVIALSEKGWTDNKLGLEWLKHFDQATAKRTNSRYRLLILDGHESHHSVEFEEYCKENKIITLCMPAHASHLLQPLDVGCFGPLKKAYGREIEHLIRCFITHITKTEFFPAFHVAHQAAITESNIKGGFRGAGLAPFDPENVISKLDVQLRTPTPPVEVTIPSTPWTARTPKTAVVISRQRLQKGLSRDASNGPKKALSLRDAERRYPGSKRPSIARIIKQLEAANTLDYELVIQPNMGRPRLLSDDEDEAIVSFVMWMQKSGLPASKSEIVDAVNTIRSRRDADAKPVGKMWYRRFRDDHPELDTSILKAKEAARYEYEEAGVEETKQWFKRLDEVITRYGIGASEIWNADQAGGNRGIFP, from the exons ATGTCACAACATTCAGATGAAGCTAGAACCctccttgcccttcaggcGCTTCAGAATAACCCAAAATTAAGTATCCGACGCGCTGCAACAATATATGAGATTAATGAGCACCGCCTACGTCGGCGTCAGCAAGGCATTCAATCGCGAAGCGATTTTATCCCGAAATCGCGgaaactatctgatctagaGGAACAGATAATAGTCCAATTCCTCCTTGATCTggattcgcgaggatttcctgCGCGACTGCGTTTTGTAGAAGAAATGGCTAATTCTCTTCTTGCCGACCGCGACGCATCACCTgttggcaagcgctgggctcataacttcgtcaagcggcaaccagagctaaagacGCGTTTAtttcggagatatgactaccagagagccaaatgcgaagatccgactattattcgtggctggtttaggcttgtaCAGAATACAATTGCAAAGTACggtatccgatcagatgatatctggaactttgatgagactggctttatgatgggccTTATAATGGCCGGAATGGCA gcgattaatgcggaAGGTCAATCGATCGCGCCGTTCATCGTTGGTgcaggccaatatcaccttgccaatTGGTACCGAGAATGCAACCTCCCAGGCGATTGGGTTATTGCAACGAGCCAAAATGGTTGGACAAATAACGAGCTaggtcttgagtggctaaagcactttgatcggTCTACAACTAAACGATCAAATGCTCGGTATCGTCTTTTAATCCTTGATGGTCacgaaagccaccactctaccgactttgagaaatattgcaaggagaacaagatcatcacgctctgtatgcctgCTCATGCATCTCATctactccagcctcttgatattgggtgctttgggccgtTGAAACAGGcttatggtcgagaaatagagcatctgatcagatgctctataactCACATTTCCAAGACTGAGTTCTTTTCTGCCTTTTATGCTGCATTTAAAGCTACTTTTACAGAGAGTAATATACGGGGGGGctttagaggagctgggcttgctccTCTTAACCCGGAAACTGtaatctcaaagcttgatgtgcagctacggaccCCAACGCCTCCTGGGGAGGCCACTCaaccatcaacaccatgggcttcaaagaccccaaagacagtAATTGAGGCccaatctcagtctgaatacctcgAAAAGCGAATCAGAAGGCATCATAGTAGCTCCCCAGGGTCTATTATTAAAGCTTTAAAGTCAGCTACTAAGGCAACAAAGGCAGTCATGCATGAAGTTACCTTATTGAGGGCTGAGCTCCGGaatcttcgagatgcaaatgagatactaagccggcgccggagggcaaaaaggactagactacagaaaggagggaCTATGACTGTACAGGAAGCATCAcaagtaattgatcagatggatgttaaTGCGCAGGTAGTAGCCGAATCATCaagaagtggtggtcaagCAAGGTCGGAGCGACCAGGTAGTCGACGCTGTGGTATATGCGGCAAGgccgggcataatgcaaggacctgtcaggtagtAATTGAGATatctggggaagagtata CTATATCTCAACCAACAAATATGCCACAGTCCTCAAATGAAgctagaatccttcttgcccttcaggcccttcaagaTAACCCTAAACTTACAGTCCGACGGGCGGCAAATATCTACGATGTCAACCGTAGTACCTTAGGTCGCCGCCAGCATGGCATTCTTTCAAAGCGTGATACTCCCACAAAGTCACGGAAACTATCTGATCAGGAAGAGCAGATAATAGTCCAATTCATTTTagacctagattcgcgaggatttcccttGCAACTATCATATATAGAAGATATCGCGAATTCTCTATGTGCTAACCGCGATATACCACCTgttggcaagcgctgggcttATAACTTCATTaagcgacaaccagagctaaagacACGTCAATTTCGGAGATATAACTATCAGAGAgctaaatgcgaagatccgactattattcgtggctggtttCGGCTCGTAGAGAATACAATCGCAAAATATggtatccgatcagatgatatctggaactttgatgagaccggctttatgatgggcgtAATTGAGCCCGGAACAGTCGTTACAAGCTCAGAAAGGCGAGGGATACCAAAGAAGAtacagcctggaaaccgcGAATGGATTACTGTGATCGAGGGGATTAATGCGGAAGGCCAATCGATCCCGCCGTTTATCATTGGTGCAGGTAAGGATCACCTCGCCAATTGGTACCAAGAATGCGACCTTCCCGGCGATTGGGTTATTGCATTGAGTGAGAAAGGATGGACTGATAATAAGCTGGgccttgagtggctaaagcatTTTGATCAGGCTACAGCTAAGCGAACGAACAGTCGCTATCGCCtcttgatccttgatggtcatgaaagtcaccactccgTCGAATTCGAGGAATATtgcaaggagaacaagattaTCACACTCTGTATGCCTGCTCATGcctctcatctacttcagcctcttgacgtagggtgctttgggccgctgaaaaaggcatacggtcgagaaatagagcatctgatcagatgcttTATAACCCATATtaccaagaccgagttctttcctgccttTCATGTCGCCCACCAAGCTGCTATTACAGAAAGCAATATTAAGggaggttttagaggagctggacttGCTCCCTTTGACCCAGAAAATGTCATCtcgaagcttgatgtgcagctacggactccaacgcctcccGTAGAGGTCACAATACCATCGACCCCTTGGACTGCAAGGACCCCAAAGACA GCAGTGGTTATTTCACGCCAACGACTCCAAAAGGGCTTATCTCGTGATGCTTCCAACGGGCCAAAGAAGGCTCTCTCTCTCCGCGATGCTGAACGACGATATCCCGGCTCTAAGAGGCCGTCTATTGCTCGGATTATCAAGCAGCTTGAAGCTGCTAATACCCTTGATTATGAACTAGTTATTCAGCCAAATATGGGCCGGCCGCGACTTCTTtcggatgatgaagatgaggctaTCGTGAGCTTCGTTATGTGGATGCAGAAGTCCGGTCTTCCAGCTTCTAAAAGCGAGATTGTGGATGCAGTCAACACTATAAGAAGCCGCCGTGATGCTGATGCCAAGCCGGTTGGGAAGATGTGGTACAGGCGCTTCCGTGACGATCATCCTGAGCTTGATACCTCGATATTGAAGGCGAAGGAAGCGGCGCGCTATGAGTATGAGGAAGCCGGCGTGGAGGAGACGAAGCAGTGGTTCAAGCGGCTCGATGAGGTTATCACGAGATACGGAATCGGCGCCTCGGAAATCTGGAATGCTGATCAAGCAG GCGGCAACAGAGGTATATTCCCCTAA